The Georgenia sp. TF02-10 genome segment GGAAGTACTGGGGCGTCACCACCCGCCGCTACCTCTACGCGATGCACGCCGGGCACCCCAGCACCGGCGTGCTCTTCGACCGGCGGCGCGACCCCCACGCCCTGGTCAACCGGCTCTACGACCCGGCCTACGCCCGCATCCGCGCCGAGCTCGAGCGACGGACGCTGCTGCTGGTCAGGTGCAACGGTCAAAAGAGCTGCAACCAGGCGTTCGGACCGATGCCGGGTCCCAAGCCGTCCGCCGGCGGCCGGCTCGCCGAGCCGCTCCCGGCCGTGCCGCCGCCGGGCATCCGTCCGCCCGGCGACGACCACTGACTGCTCACCCCCCGGCCGTCCGGGTGGCGCGGACCGGTCACACGTGCGGCATGACGTCCTCGGCCACCAGGTGCAGGTGGTCGAGGTCGGCGAGGTCCAGCACCTGCAGGTACACGCGCTCGGCGCCGGCCTCCGCGTAGGTGCCGATCTTGTCGACGACCTCCTGCGGGGTGCCGGCCAGCCCGTTGGTCCGCAGCTCGTCGACCTCGCGGCCGATCGCCGCCGCCCGGCGGGCGATCTCCGCCTCGTCCTTGCCGACGCAGAGCACGAGGGCGTTGGACCAGGTCAGCGACCCCGGGTCGCGCCCGATCTCCTCGCAGGCGGCGCGCACCCGGGCGAACTGCTCCCGGGTCGTCTCCACGTCGACGAACGGGAGGTTGAACTCGTCGGCGTACGCCGCCGTGAGGGCTGGCGTGCGCTTCTTGCCCAGCCCGCCGACGACGACCGGCGGCCCGCCGCGGCGGCCGCCGTCCTGCACCGGCTTGGGCAGCGCGGGCGAGTCGGCGAGCTGGTAGTGCCGCCCCGCGAAGTCGTAGGTCTCCCCAACGGGTGTCGCCCACAGCCCGGTGACCAGCTCGAGCTGCTCGGCGAACCGCTCGAAGCGCTCGCGGGTGTCGGGGAACGGGATCCCGTAGGCGGTGTGCTCGGCGGCGAACCAGCCGGCTCCGAGCCCGAGCTCGACCCGGCCGCCGCTCATCTGGTCGACCTGGGCGACCTGGATGGCGAGCACGCCGGGGTGGCGGAAGGTGGCGCTCGTCATCAGGGTGCCGAGCCGGATCGTGGTGGTGTCGCGGGCCAGGCCGGCGAGCGTGGTCCACGCGTCGGTCGGCCCGGGCAGCCCGTCCCCGCCCATCGTCAGGTAGTGGTCGGACCGGAAGAAGGCGCCGAAGCCGAGCTGCTCGGCGGTGCGGGCGACGGCGAGGAGGTCGTCGTACGTCGCGCCTTGCTGGGGTTCGGTGAAGACTCTGAGCTCCATGGCTCCTAGCCTTCCAGACGCCTCATGACCGGTCGTCGACGCGCCGCCACCACACGATCTCGAAGCCGTCCCGCGGCTCCCGGCGCACCTCGCGCCACTCGGCGCGGTCGAACGCCGGGTAGAACGTGTCGCCCTCGGGACTGAGGTGGACCTCGCTGATGACCTGCTCGTCGGCGAACGGCAGCGCCGCCGCGTAGACGGCCGCACCGCCGGCCACCATCACCTGCCGGTCGGCCGGGGAGCCGGTGAGCAGCCGGTCGGCGAGCTCGAGGGCCTCCGGCACGTCGTGGGCGACGTGGACGCCGTCGTCGGACCAGCCGGGATCGCCCGTGAGCACGACGGTGGTGCGTCCGGGCAGCGGCCGGCCGATGCCCTCGTGCGTGGTGCGCCCCATGAGGAGCACGTGCCCGGTGGTGAGGGCCTTGAAGTGGTCCCAGTCGGCCTGGATCTTCCACGGGATGCCCCGTGCCGCGCCGATGACGCCGTTCTCCGCCACCGCGGCGACCATGGTCACCGTCCTGCCGCCCGGGGTCATCCGGTGGCGCCGATCGTGGAATCGGTGGACACTCGCGCAGTCATGGGACGAAGCCTGCCATCCGCCGTCGTGGCGCTGCTGCTCGCCACGACGGCGGCGTGCTCGACGGAGGGCTCCGACGTCGACGAGCCCCGCGGCGGCGCCGAGGAGTCGCCGTCGGTGGTCGTGGTGCCTCCGTCGACGCCGAGCGGCCGGGTGGAGGCCGAGCTGCTGCAGTACTCCCGCGACGCGGCCCGCGGCCGGATCCAGGTCTGGCTCGAGAACGGGACGGCCGACGACCTCGAGCCCACCCGGATCGTCTACGACGACCCCCGCCTCTCCCGGCCGATCCGCGCCCAGCGGCTGCGCACCGATCCGGCAGGGTCGCGGCGCGGCTACCCGCTCCCGCTGCCCGAGCCGCGCTGCGACGCCGTGCCGCCACGGGACGCCGTCGTCGTGGTGCACACCGCGTCCGGGCGGCAGACGGTGCCGGTGACCGACCCGGTCGACGTCGTGGGCCAGTACGTCGCCGCGCGCTGCTTCGAGGCCGACGTACGCCGCCTGGTCGACCTGCGCTGGGCCGACACGGTCCCCGCGCGCGCAGGGACCGGCACGCTGACACTGGTCGCGACGCCGACCGGACGGCCCGGAGCGGTCGAGGTCGTCGACGTGGGCGGGACCCCGATCTTCGGTTCACCGCCCGGCGAGTCGTGGGCGATCGGCGCCCGCGTCCGCAGCCCCGGCCCGGCGCGCCGGTTCGAGCTGCCGGTCGCGCCAGTGCGCTGCGACAGCCACGCCTTCCTCGAGGCCGGCGGGGCGACCGCCTTCCGGCTCACCCTCCGCGTGGGCGGGCGCACGGGCCAGTTCGTGCTGCGGATGTCGCCCACGGGCGGCCGTGCGGCGATCGACTACGGCCTCCGGGCCTGCCACCTCGGCCGGGACGGCTGAGCGGCCGACCCGCGGACACGGAGGTCGTCGTCAGACGGCGATCGGCGCCTTGATCGCCGGGTGCGGGTCATAGCCCTCGACCCGCACGTGCTCGAGGTCGAAGGCGTCGATCTCGGTGACCGACGGGTCCAACCACAGGGTCGGCAGCGGCCGCGGCTCACGGGTCAGCTGGAGCCGCGCCTGCTCGAGGTGGTTGGAGTAGAGGTGGGCGTCCCCGAGCGTGTGCACGAAGTCGCCGACGCGCAGGCCGGTGACCTGCGCGACCATGTGGGTCAGCAGGGCGTAGGACGCGATGTTGAACGGCACGCCGAGGAACACGTCGGCCGAGCGCTGGTAGAGCTGGCAGCTGAGCCGCCCCTCCGCGACGTAGAACTGGAACAGCGTGTGGCACGGCGCCAGCGCCATCCGTGGGATGTCGGCCGGGTTCCACGCCGAGACCACGTGGCGGCGGCTGTCGGGGTCGCTGCGGATCTGGTCGATCACCTGCGCGAGCTGGTCGATGTGCCGCCCGTCGGGCGCCGGCCACGACCGCCACTGCGCGCCGTAGACCGGCCCGAGGTCGCCGTCGTCGTCGGCCCACTCGTCCCAGATCGTCACGCCGCGGTCCTGCAGCCACTTGACGTTGGTGTCGCCGCGGAGGAACCACAGCAGCTCGGCGAACACCGACCGGGTGTGCACCTTCTTCGTCGTCACCAGCGGGAAGCCGTCGGCGAGGTCGAACCGCATCTGGTGGCCGAACACGCTCCGCGTCCCGGTGCCGGTGCGGTCGCCCTTCTCCACCCCCTCGTCGAGGATCCGGCGGACGAGATCGAGGTAGGCCTGCACGGCGCCCAGCCTAGTTGGTGGCCGGGGCGGCTGGCGGGACGCTCGCGGGCGAGAGCAGGTGCGGCTACGCGCTGAGCGACATCGGTCCGTACACCTCGCGGTCGACGTCGAAGAGCGTCACCGCGGCGACGCCCTCCTCGGCGAGGGCCGACCAGGTCTCCCCGATCCACGACTCGGCGTCGGCCTGGCTGGCGAACCGGCGGCCGCCGTACTCCTCGGCCGCGGGGCCGCTGAGCTCGACCTCGTTGCCCGCGGAGTCCTCGAGGCGCCACCACCACGGGCGCTCGGCAGGGGACGGCTGGCGGAAGAGCGGAGGGGGATCGGGAAGGTTCACGACTCACGCACCTGGGTCCGGACGAACGGCGGTCTCGTGACTTGGAACGTCTCGCGGCGCCCCCGCACGTCGACCGCGACCTCGGCGTCGTCGGCGACGACCGACGCCACCAGTGCCAGGCCGATGCCCTTCCGCAGGGTCGGCGAGAACGTGCCGGACGTGATCTCGCCCAGCAGCACGTCGGGCACCAGGCTCACCGACATGTGCGGCCGGGGGATCGCCCGCCCGGCGGCGACCAGCCCGACCAGCCGGCGCCGCGGGCCCTTCTCCTTCTCGGCGAGCAGCGCGTCGCGGCCCCAGAACTCCGGCTTCGACCACCCGACCGCCCACCCGAGGCGCGCCTCGTTGGGCGTGACGTCGGGCCGGATGTCCTGGCCGTGCAGCGGGTAGCCCATCTCGGTGCGCAGCGTGTCGCGGGCGCCGAGGCCGCACGGCACGATGCCGTGCTCGGCGCCGGCCTCGAGCAACGCGTCCCAGAGCTCGCCGGCACCCTCGGCGGGAGCGATCAGCTCGTAGCCCCGCTCCCCCGTGTAGCCGGTGCGGCACACGGTCAGGGCGCGACCGCCGAGCTCGGCGTCGACGAAGCTCATGTACTCGTGGCCGACCGGCAGCCCCAGCGCCGACAGCACCGCGTCCGACCGCGGCCCCTGCACGGCGAGCACCACCTGCTCGTGGTGCTGGTCGGTGACCGTCACCCCGTCCGGCAGGTCCGCGAGCAGCCGGCGCACCACCTCCGCGCTGTTGGCCGCGTTGGGCACCAGCAGCACGTCGTCGTCGCTCTTGTAGTAGGCGATGACGTCGTCGACGATGCCGCCGGTCGTGGGGTCGCAGCACAGCGTGTACTGCGCCTTCCCGGGGTGGATCCGGCCGAGGTCGTTGGTCAGTGTCCGGTTCACGTACCCCGCCGCACCGCTGCCGCGGACGGCGACCTTGCCGAGGTGGCTCACGTCGAACACGCCGACCGCCTCGCGCACCGCGGTGTGCTCCTTGACGACGCCGGTCGGGTACTCCAGCGGCATCTCCCAGCCACCGAACTCCGCGAGCTTGGCGCCGGCCGCGACGTGCCGGTCGTGCAGCGGCGAGTGGGACAGCAGAGGAGGGCTCGGGTCGGGCATGGCGGCGAATCTACCCCGGGCTGTGTCTATCCTGCCGCGGTGACGACGTACGCGCTCCGGACCGCCAGTCCCGCCAAGACCCGCGCCGAGGCGGTGGTGGTGGGCGTGCTGGCCGGCGAGGGGCGCGGCGGCGCCCGCCTGGCCGACGGGGGCCAGGACGTCGCCGATGCCTACGGCCGTCGGCTCGCGCCCCTGCTCGCCACCGTCGGCATGACCGGCAAGCCCGGCGAGGTGGTCAAGGTGCCCACCGCCGGCACGATCGGCTCGCCGCTGCTGGTCCTCGTCGGCCTGGGCAGCGAACCCGATCCACTCGCCGTCCGCCGGGCCGCCGGCACCGCCGCCCGCGCGGTCACCAACGCGGCGACGGTCGCGATCGCACTGCCGGCCGCCACCCCGGAGCTGGTGCGGGCCGTGATCGAGGGCTACCGGCTCGGCGGGTACTCCTTCTCCCGCTACAAGAGCGGCGCGTCCGACACCGCACCCGCCGAGATCGTCGTCCTCTCACCGGTCGCGCGGCGGAAGGAGACCGTCGCCGCGTTCGACGAGGCGCAGCTCGTCGTCGACGCCGTGGTCGCCGCCCGCGACTGGGTCAACACGCCTCCGGCGGACCTGACGCCGCCGCTCCTCGCCGACGAGGTCGCCGCCGCCGCGCGGAAGGTCCGCGGGGTGAAGGTGACGGTGCACGACGAGGACCGGCTCGCCGAGCTGGGCTGTGGCGGCATCCTCGCCGTCGGCGCCGGGTCCGCGGCCCCGCCACGACTGGTGGAGCTCGAGTACCGGCCCAAGGGCGCGACCACCCACGTCGCGCTGGTCGGGAAGGGCATCACGTTCGACTCCGGCGGCCTGACCATCAAGCCGGGGACGAGCTTGCCGACGATGAAGGAGGACATGGCCGGCGCCGCGGCGGTCGTCCAGGCCGTGCTCGCGATCGCCCGGCTGGGTCTGCCCGTGCGCGTCACCGGCGTCGCCGCGCTGGCCGAGAACATGATCGGTGGCGCGTCGATGCGGCCGGGCGACGTGATCACGACCTACGGCGGCACGACGATCGAGATCTCCAACACCGACGCCGAGGGGAGGCTGGTGCTCGCCGACGCGCTCGGCCGGGCGGTCGAGCGCGAGCCGGACCTGGTCGTCGACGTCGCGACGCTCACGGCCCACATGGTGCTCGCCCTCGGCGAGCGGATCTGTGGCGTCATGGGCGACGACACCGTGGTCGAGCAGGTGCTCGCCGCCGCGGAAGCGGCCGGCGAGGAAGCGTGGCCGATGCCGATCCCGGAGCACATGGAGGAGCGGATCCGCAGCTCGAAGGTCGCCGACCTCTCCCAGCACGACTGGATCCGCTGGGGCGGCGGCCTGTTCGCCGCGGCCTTCCTCCGCACCTTCACCGGCGGGCTGCCGTGGGCGCACCTCGACATCGCCGGGCCCGCGTTCAACAAGGGCGGCCCGACGGGGCACTGGACGTCGGGCGGCACCGGGTTCGGCGTCGCGACCCTCGTCGAGCTGGCCCGCTCGCTGGCGGCGCCGACCGACTGAGCAGCCACGCCCGGGCGACGCGCTACTCCGGCAGCGGCGGCCGGCCCTGCTTCTGCGCCTTGCGCACCCGCGTGTTGTAGTCGCGCATCCGCTGCGGGATGCCGACCACGGCGGCGTCGTACGACGGCACCTGGTGGCGGTTGCAGAAGTCGTGCGCCCACTGGACGCCCGGGACCCGCCGGCGCGTCCACTCGCCGTCGTGCGCGACCAGGAGCAGCGTCACCTCGCTGACGGCCGTGCGCGGCTCGACGAACCCCTCGACCCCGCGCCGGGCGGCCACCCACTCACGCAGGTGCTGCTCGTCGACCTTGTCGGCCGCGCGCACCCGCGTCGACCCGGTCCGCGCCGCGTCCTTCGCCGGCCCGCTCATCCTCGGTCCCCGCCGGAACCGGTCCCACAACGCCATGGCACCAGTGTGCCCGATCCGCCTCCTGTCGTCCGGACGTCGGCTCGGACACGAGCGGTTTGGCCGAGGTCGTTGCGCCGCGCATCCAGGAGGGTGCAAGGATGGTCCGCGCACTCGTGGACAGGGAAGGAGCAGTGGTGGCCGAGGCGGACGACGGCGAGGTCGACGTACTCATCCTCGGTGCGGGGTCCGGCGGCTACGCCTGCGCCCTCCGCGCCGCGCAGCTCGGCCTGACCGTTGCACTCGTCGAGCAGGCCAAGCTCGGCGGAACCTGCCTCCACGTGGGCTGCATCCCCACCAAGGCGCTGCTCCACGCTGCCGAGGTCGCCGACGCCGCCCGCGAGGCCGAGACCTTCGGCGTGCTCGCCAAGCTCGACGGTGTCGACGCCGCGGGCGTCCGGTCCTACGCCGACAGCGTGGTCGACCGGCTGTTCAAGGGCCTCTCGGGCCTGGTCCGCAGCCGCGGCATCCGCGTCGTCGAGGGCACCGGCCGGCTGACCGGTCCGCGCGAGGTCACCGTCGAGGGCCCCGACGGCACCACCACCCTCACCGGGCGCAACGTCGTGCTCGCCACCGGCTCCGCCCCTCGGGCGCTGCCGGGCATCGACGTCGACGGCACCCGGGTGCTGACCTCCGACGACGCGCTGCGCCTCGACCAGGTGCCCGGCTCGGCGGTCGTCCTCGGCGGCGGTGTGATCGGGTGCGAGTTCGCCAGCGTGTGGCGCAGCTTCGGCGCCGACGTGACCGTCGTCGAGGCGCTGCCGCGGCTGCTGCCCCCCGAGGACGCCGCTTCCTCCGCGGCCCTCGAGCGTGCGTTCCGCAAGCGCGGCATCACCGTCCGCACCGCGACGTCCGTCGAGCAGGTCGCGACCGACGACTCCGGGGTCGCCGTCACCCTCTCCGACGGCACCTCCCTGACCGCCGACGTGCTGCTGGTGGCCGTCGGCCGCGTGCCCCGCACCGAGGGCCTCGGCTACGACGAGCAGGGCGTGACCCTCGACCGTGGCCACGTCGTCGTCGACGAGCGCTGCCGCACCGCCGCCGACGGGGTGTGGGCGGTCGGCGACATCACCCCCGGCCTCCAGCTCGCGCACCGCGGCTTCCAGCAGGGCATCCACGTGGCCGAGCAGCTCGCGGGGCTCGACCCGCGTCCGATCGACGAGCGCGGCATCCCGCGCGTCACCTACTCCCGGCCCGAGGTCGCGTCCGTCGGCCTGACCGAGGAGCAGGCCCG includes the following:
- the gcvT gene encoding glycine cleavage system aminomethyltransferase GcvT; translation: MPDPSPPLLSHSPLHDRHVAAGAKLAEFGGWEMPLEYPTGVVKEHTAVREAVGVFDVSHLGKVAVRGSGAAGYVNRTLTNDLGRIHPGKAQYTLCCDPTTGGIVDDVIAYYKSDDDVLLVPNAANSAEVVRRLLADLPDGVTVTDQHHEQVVLAVQGPRSDAVLSALGLPVGHEYMSFVDAELGGRALTVCRTGYTGERGYELIAPAEGAGELWDALLEAGAEHGIVPCGLGARDTLRTEMGYPLHGQDIRPDVTPNEARLGWAVGWSKPEFWGRDALLAEKEKGPRRRLVGLVAAGRAIPRPHMSVSLVPDVLLGEITSGTFSPTLRKGIGLALVASVVADDAEVAVDVRGRRETFQVTRPPFVRTQVRES
- the lpdA gene encoding dihydrolipoyl dehydrogenase, producing MVRALVDREGAVVAEADDGEVDVLILGAGSGGYACALRAAQLGLTVALVEQAKLGGTCLHVGCIPTKALLHAAEVADAAREAETFGVLAKLDGVDAAGVRSYADSVVDRLFKGLSGLVRSRGIRVVEGTGRLTGPREVTVEGPDGTTTLTGRNVVLATGSAPRALPGIDVDGTRVLTSDDALRLDQVPGSAVVLGGGVIGCEFASVWRSFGADVTVVEALPRLLPPEDAASSAALERAFRKRGITVRTATSVEQVATDDSGVAVTLSDGTSLTADVLLVAVGRVPRTEGLGYDEQGVTLDRGHVVVDERCRTAADGVWAVGDITPGLQLAHRGFQQGIHVAEQLAGLDPRPIDERGIPRVTYSRPEVASVGLTEEQAREQHGDDAVTTLTYDLAGNGRSQILRTQGFVKLVRQVDGPVVGVHLVGERVGELIGEAQLVYGWEAHPEDVAPLVHAHPTQNEALGEAFLALAGKPLHTHS
- a CDS encoding dihydrofolate reductase: MVAAVAENGVIGAARGIPWKIQADWDHFKALTTGHVLLMGRTTHEGIGRPLPGRTTVVLTGDPGWSDDGVHVAHDVPEALELADRLLTGSPADRQVMVAGGAAVYAAALPFADEQVISEVHLSPEGDTFYPAFDRAEWREVRREPRDGFEIVWWRRVDDRS
- a CDS encoding LLM class F420-dependent oxidoreductase, with the protein product MELRVFTEPQQGATYDDLLAVARTAEQLGFGAFFRSDHYLTMGGDGLPGPTDAWTTLAGLARDTTTIRLGTLMTSATFRHPGVLAIQVAQVDQMSGGRVELGLGAGWFAAEHTAYGIPFPDTRERFERFAEQLELVTGLWATPVGETYDFAGRHYQLADSPALPKPVQDGGRRGGPPVVVGGLGKKRTPALTAAYADEFNLPFVDVETTREQFARVRAACEEIGRDPGSLTWSNALVLCVGKDEAEIARRAAAIGREVDELRTNGLAGTPQEVVDKIGTYAEAGAERVYLQVLDLADLDHLHLVAEDVMPHV
- a CDS encoding leucyl aminopeptidase, producing the protein MTTYALRTASPAKTRAEAVVVGVLAGEGRGGARLADGGQDVADAYGRRLAPLLATVGMTGKPGEVVKVPTAGTIGSPLLVLVGLGSEPDPLAVRRAAGTAARAVTNAATVAIALPAATPELVRAVIEGYRLGGYSFSRYKSGASDTAPAEIVVLSPVARRKETVAAFDEAQLVVDAVVAARDWVNTPPADLTPPLLADEVAAAARKVRGVKVTVHDEDRLAELGCGGILAVGAGSAAPPRLVELEYRPKGATTHVALVGKGITFDSGGLTIKPGTSLPTMKEDMAGAAAVVQAVLAIARLGLPVRVTGVAALAENMIGGASMRPGDVITTYGGTTIEISNTDAEGRLVLADALGRAVEREPDLVVDVATLTAHMVLALGERICGVMGDDTVVEQVLAAAEAAGEEAWPMPIPEHMEERIRSSKVADLSQHDWIRWGGGLFAAAFLRTFTGGLPWAHLDIAGPAFNKGGPTGHWTSGGTGFGVATLVELARSLAAPTD
- a CDS encoding thymidylate synthase, whose translation is MQAYLDLVRRILDEGVEKGDRTGTGTRSVFGHQMRFDLADGFPLVTTKKVHTRSVFAELLWFLRGDTNVKWLQDRGVTIWDEWADDDGDLGPVYGAQWRSWPAPDGRHIDQLAQVIDQIRSDPDSRRHVVSAWNPADIPRMALAPCHTLFQFYVAEGRLSCQLYQRSADVFLGVPFNIASYALLTHMVAQVTGLRVGDFVHTLGDAHLYSNHLEQARLQLTREPRPLPTLWLDPSVTEIDAFDLEHVRVEGYDPHPAIKAPIAV